Part of the Mycolicibacterium mengxianglii genome is shown below.
GGCGCCGCACGGACCCCAAGGACCTGACGGTCATCGATCCCGCCAACAACGTCGAGTTCTTCTTCCTGCGCCCCAAGGACATCGCGATCTACGTGGGCTCGGGACAGTTGGACTTCGGGATCACCGGCCGGGATCTTGCGCGCGAGTCCGATGCGCCGGTGCAGGAACGGTTGTCATTGGGCTTCGGCTCGTCGACGTTCCGCTACGCCGCCCCGGCAGGTGCCCAGTGGTCGGTAGCCGATCTGGCCGGCAAGCGGATCGCCACGGCGTACCCGAACCTGGTGCGGAAAGACCTGTCCAGCAAGGGAATCGACGCCACCGTGATCCGGCTCGATGGTGCGGTGGAGATCTCGATCCAGCTGGGGGTGGCCGACGCCATCGCTGACGTGGTGGGTTCGGGCCGCACTCTGCGACAGCATGACCTGGCAGCGTTCGGAGAACCGCTGTGCGACTCCGAAGCGGTGCTCATCGAGCGGGCCGGCCCGGAATCAGATCCGGCCCGTGACCAACTCGCCGCGCGGGTGCAGGGTGTGGTGTTCGGCCAGCAGTACCTGATGCTCGACTACGACTGCCCCCGGGCGGTGCTGGAGGAGGCCACCGCGGTGACCCCCGGTCTGGAGTCGCCGACCATCGCGCCGCTGGCCGATCCGGACTGGGTCGCAGTGCGCGCCCTGGTGCCGCGCCGGGATGTCAACGCCCGCATGGATGAGCTGGCCGCCATCGGAGCCAAAGCTATTTTGGCCTCTGACATCAGGTTCTGTCGCTTCTGATCAGCAGGTGCACCACCTCCCAGCGTGTTAGCGTCCCGGTGTCGCTGTCACTGCCAGGAGGCACCCATGACGCAAGCCCTCGTGATCCTGCTTGCCCTGTTGATCGGCGTCGTCGCCGGTCTCCGGGCGCTCACTCCACCTGCGGCGGTGGCATGGGGAGGGTTGCTCGGCTGGATCAACCTGGATGGGACGTGGGCGCAGTGGGTGGCGCACCCGATCACCGTCGCGATCTTCACCATCCTGCTGATCGGTGAACTGATCACCGACCAACTCCCGAAAACCCCGAGTCGCAAGGTGCCCCCGCAGTTCGCCGCCCGGCTGATCAGCGGCGGGTTCGCCGGCGCGGTGATCGGAACGGCATGGGGACATCCGTGGACGTGTCTGGGTGCGGGTCTTGTCGGTGCGGTGCTGGGCACCCTCGGCGGTGCGCAAGCGCGTGGTTGGCTGGCCACGAAGGTCGGCAAGGACTTTCCCGCGGCCCTGACCGAGGACGTCATCGCCGTTGTCGGCGGGTTCGCCGTCGTCGCGCTAGCATCGGCGTTGTGAGCAACCGCGGCATGGCTGAAAAACCGGATACCTCAACCCATTTCGACGCCATCATCGTCGGCGCCGGGCAGGCCGGGCCGCCGCTGGCGGGCCGGCTGACCGCAGCGGGGCAGACGGTCGCGGTGATCGAACGCAAGCTTGTCGGCGGCACGTGCGTGAACTACGGGTGTATCCCCACCAAGACCCTGGTGGCCAGTGCACATGCGGCGCACGTCGCTCGCCGCAGTGCCGACTACGGGATCGGCACCGGCGAGGTCACCGTGGACATGGCAAAGGTGAAGGCCCGCAAGGACGGCATCGTCGAAGGTGACCGCAAGGGCGTCGAGAGCTGGCTGGAGGGAATGGACGGCTGCACCTTGATACGCGGCCACGCCAAGTTCACCGGCCCGCACTCGCTGTCGATCGACGGCGGTTCCGAGATCACCGCCGACCGGATCTTCCTCAACGTCGGCGGTCGCGCCGTGGCCCCGCCGATCCCCGGGCTTTCCGATGTCGACTACCTGACCAATGTCGGTGTCCTCGAACTCGGTTCGGTACCAGAGCATCTGGTGATCATCGGTGGTAGCTACATCGGCCTGGAATTCGCGCAGATGTACCGCCGGTTCGGCGCAGAGGTCACCGTCGTCGAGCGCGGATCGCGGTTGGCGTCCCGTGAGGACGACGACGTATGCGCCGCCATCAAAGAGATCCTGGAGAACGACGGAATCACAATACATCTGGACGCCAACGACATTCGGGTGTCCAAAGATGGTGAGGGAATCGCGGTGCATACCAGTGCCGATGGCCCCACGGTGACCGGCTCACACCTGCTGGTGGCTGTCGGGCGCCAGCCCAACACCGACGAGCTCGGCCTCGAGACCGCCGGGGTGGCGACCGACAAGCGGGGCTACGTGGTGGTTGATGACCAGTTGCGTACCAACGTCGAGCACATCTGGGCAATGGGGGACTGCAACGGCAGGGGTGCGTTCACCCACACCTCGTACAACGACTTCGAGATCGTGGCGGCCAACCTGCTCGACGACGAGCCGCGCAAGGTCAGCGACCGGATTCCCACCTATGCGCTCTACATCGACCCGCCACTGGGGCGCGCGGGTATGACCGTGGCCCAGGTGCGCGAATCGGGCCGAAAAGCGTTGGTAGGCAAGCGACCGATGACCCGGGTGGGCCGGGCGGTGGAGAAGGGTGAGACCCAGGGATTCATGAAGGTGGTGGTTGACGCCGACACCCACGAGATCCTGGGCGCGGCGATCCTCGGGGTCGGCGGCGACGAGGTGATCCACGGCATCCTCGACACCATGTCGGCCAAGGCGCCTTATACGACACTGACTCACACGGTGCACATCCACCCGACGGTCAGCGAGTTGGTGCCGACGATGCTCGAAGAGATGAAACCGCTCCAATAAGCGCCCGCGCCAACCTCTCAGCTGCTCTGTAGCTGGGCGGCGATTGCCTCGGTGTCGAGCAAGGAGAAGACCTCGGCGATTTTGGCGGCCCGGAAGCGGTAGAAGACGTGCTCTGCGAACGTGATCGCCGATCCCGTAGGGCTCCAGCCCAGGAATTCGCGCTCCGGGGTGCAGTGGAAGAGCAGCCGGCATCCGACAGTGGCGTCGTCGGCCACCAGCAGGGTCGCGGTGAACTGCAGGTCCGGAATGGTGTCGACGTCGTGCTGCAGCATCGACCGGTAGCCGACCAGCCCGATCCGCTGTCCGTTGTAATGCACGTCATCGCAGACGAACTCGCCGAGGTCGTCCCATCGCCGGTCGTTGAGGCAGTCCAGATAGCGGCCGTACACGGTGGGCAATGTCGTCGTCATGATGGCAATTCTGCTGCAGGGCGCTGGTGCTCAGCGACGCTGCACCAGCAGGGTCTGCGCGCAGGTGCCGATGAACCCGTCTCGGTCGAAGACGTCGGCGGTGGTCACGCCGATCCCGTCCGGGCCGATGGAGCCGCGGGCACGCAGCGCGAAATCGTCGCCGGCGGGCAATCGGTGCAGGTGCACCACGGTGTCGGTGTTCATGAACAGGTACTGCTGGGGGTCCAGCGCCGAACCGACTCCGTTGGCCGAATCCACCACCATCGCCAGCCGTTGCAGCGCCGTGGTCGGCTCGTCGTCCACCAGGGGAACCTCGGGCGTCAGCCAGAACACCCGAGAGCCCGACGGATCGTCGTGCTGTGGGCGGAAGTCCACACTGTCGAGATAGCCGCCGACATTCCACCATTGGTCGGGTAGCGCCGCGGCGGGTCCCTCGACCAGCGGCGGGTAGCGGTCACCGGCGGCATCCCCGGTGTCGCTGGTGGCCAGCGCCCACGCGCTCACCCGGGCCACCGGGCGTGCCCCGCCTACCGGCGTCATCTCGGAATTCAGCAGGCAGATGCGCTTGCCGGGCCGCTCCACCCAGGCACGCACCGTCAGCGGTGCCACCGGAATGGCGCCCAGGATGTCGAGCGCCAGCCGGCCGATCCGCAGCGGCGAGCCGGTCAGCTGTTCCTCGATCGCCTTCGTCAGCAGCGCCAGCGGCGGCGAGCCGTGCTGGATGTCAGGTGTCCAGTTGCTGCGGGTCAGGTCGGTGGATTCGAAGATCTGCTGATCGCCTGGCCGGCGTCGGTAATAACAATCCGTCACGCTGCCGACCCTGCCGGATGCTCCGGCCAGCCGGGGTAGGGGGGTGGGGTGCCGCCGAATTCCGGGCACAGGGCTTGATGTGCGCACCAGTCACACAGTCGCGACCGCCGCGGCCGGAAGTCACCGGTCACCCCGGCGGTCTGGATGGCACGCCAGATCGCAGACAGGGTCTTCTCGAAGCGCCGCAGCTCGTCGAGTTCAGGGGAGTAGTCCAGCAGTTGACCGTCGGCAAGGTAGATCAGCCGCAGCCGCGCCGGGAGTACCCCGCGGGAGCGCAGCAACGCCACGGCATAGAACTTCATCTGGAACATCGCCTTGAACTCCGCTTGCTCTCGCGCCGCGGGCGGTGCCTTGCCGGTCTTGTAGTCCACCACCCGCACCTCACCGGTGGCTGCGACGTCGATGCGGTCGACGAACCCGCGCAACAGGGTGCCGTCGGTGAGCTCCACCTCGACGCGCTGCTCGCAGCTCTGCGGATCGAACCGGGTGGGGTCCTCCAGCCGGTAGTACCCCGACAGCAGTTTGGCCGCCTCGGCCAGCAGCTGATCGCGTTGGTCCGCAGCGATCTGCTCGGCCAGGCCGGGATCCTCTGCAACCACCTGCTCCCACGCCGGGGTGAGCAGTCCCAGCGCGGTGTCCCGGTCCCGCTCGTCGGCGGGCAGGCTGTAGAGCTGCTCCAGCGCCGCGTGTACCACCGAGCCACGCAGCTGCGCCGTCGACGTCGGTTCCGGCAGCCGGTCGATCGCCCGGAACCGGTACAGCAACGGGCACTGCTTGAAATCGGCGGCCCGAGACGGAGACAGCGCCGGCCTGGAAGCAGCGCGCAGGACCACCCGTTCGGGGTTCTGCGTCGCGGACTCGGCCATACTGGGCAGCTTATGCACGCACTAGGACAAATTTGGCAGGGAGATTCGCTGTGTCGTTAACCGGACCCTTCACCGTGGGTGACCGCGTGCAGCTCACCGACGCCAAGGGCAGGCATTACACGATGGTGCTGGCGCCCGGCGCCGAGTTCCACACCCATCGGGGCGCGATCACCCACGATTCGGTGATCGGCGTTCCCGAGGGCAGCGTGGTGAAATCCACCAACGGAGACCCATTCCTGGTGCTGCGGCCGCTGCTCATCGACTACGTGCTGTCCATGCCGCGCGGCGCTCAGGTCATCTACCCCAAGGACGCCGCCCAGATCGTGCACGAGGGCGACATCTTCCCCGGGGCCAAGGTGCTCGAGGCCGGTGCCGGATCGGGTGCGCTCACCTGCTCGCTGTTGCGTGCCGTCGGCCCCACCGGGCGGGTCACGTCGTATGAGGTGCGCGACGACCACGCCGTGCACGCCGAACGCAACGTGACGACCTTCTTCGGCGAACGTCCGGCCAACTGGGACATGGTGATCGCCGATCTCGCCGAGTACTCGGGCCCGGAGGTCGACCGCGTGGTCCTCGACATGCTCGCACCATGGGAGGTGCTGCACGCCGTCTCGGAAGCCCTGGTGCCCGGCGGTGTGCTGATGATCTACGTCGCCACCGTGACGCAGCTGTCCAAGACGGTCGAGGCGCTGCGCGAGCAGCAGTGCTGGACCGAGCCGCGATCCTGGGAGACGCTGCAGCGCGGCTGGAACGTCGTCGGACTGGCTGTTCGCCCACAGCACAACATGCGTGGACACACCGCGTTTCTGATCTCGGCCCGCCGGCTGGCGCCGGGCACCATCACGCCGACGCCGCTGAAGCGACGCAAACAGCAGGTCTGAGCGGGGTCAGTCGTCGCTGCGGGACAGGCCGCGACGGACCGAGAGCAGTTCGATCTCCGGGCGGGCTGCCACCAACCGTTCGGCGGCGTCCAGGATGTCGACCACATGCGCGCGTTCTCCGGCGACCGCGGCCATACCGATGCCCGCGCGACGGTGCAGGTCGGCAGATCCCGTCTCCGCGGCCGAGACGGTGAATCGGCGGCGCAACTCGGCGACGATGGGGCGCACCACCGAGCGCTTCTCCTTGAGCGAGTGCACGTCACCGAGCAGGATGTCGAACTCCAGCCAGCCGATCCACATGCCGTCCGCACTCACCCGCCGAACTCCAGGAGCAGGTCCGCGGTCTCCCGAGACAGCTGCCAGCCCTGGCCCAGCGGTTTGAACTCCATGGGGTAGGTGAACGGCGCAGCGGCGGGGTCAGCGGGGGTGATCGTCACGGTGGCCACCAGGTACCCGCGCTGTTCCGACCAGGCGATGTCGGTGACGGCAAAGGTCAGCGGAGCCTGCTTGTTGTCGCGCAGCGCGACGACGAGACCGTCGAGGGCTTTTGCGTCCGCCGCGGTGGCGCCTTCGACGAGGGTGAGCTTGTTGTTGCCGGGAACTGCCGGATCGGTCAGCCGTGTCAGCACGTCGATCAGCGCCGACGGCTGCGGCAGGTCGGCAGGCTGTGATGGCGCCGGTGACACGACGGGCGGTGGGGGCGACGGGGCCGGAGGTGCCTCGCTGCTGCACCCTGACAGCCCAAAAGACCCTGACAGCCCGAACGCCGCCACGAGGATCGTGGCGGCGTTGCGGACTGTAGTGCGGATCTGGGTCAGCCCAGCGAGGAGAGGAACGCCATCGCGGTGCCCTTCTGGACCACCCAGCCCGTGGGGCTCGGGGCGGCGATGAAGGTGAGCGGCCGGCTGGTGGAAACGCCGTTCGCGGCGGTGGCCGTGACGTTCGCGGTGGCTACCGGGCCGTTCTGATCGATGTCGATGACGTTGAACGCCACCGGGAAGTAGCCCTTGGCCTGCGCGTTGCGGTAAGCCCGGTCAGCGAGGATCTGCTCACCCCGGCCCAGTCCGCCCTCGACATAGGGGCTGAACGAACCGCTGGTGAGCGCGCTGAGCGTCTGGGTGAGTGCACCCTGCAGCTGCGGCGCCGGAGCGGCCGGCATCGGGATTTCCCAGGAGACCGGCTGGATGGCCGTTGACGCTGCGGGAGCTGACGCGGTGGATGCAATGGAAGTCACACCTGCCGTCGCAGCGCCGATGACGGCGACCGCACCGGCAGCGGTTGCCACACCGGTGGCGAGGGATTTCAGGTTCACGGCTGTCCTTTCAAGTCGGCGCGCCTCTGTTGAAGAGGCTAACAGTGTGCTGGTGTGATGAATTCCGACACCGCACACAAAGTCTGAATCGCCGGTAGCGTTGAAGTTGTTACCGCACCAACTTTCGGTGCGGGAGAAGGAGCGCATTATGAGTGAGTCAGAGCGTTCGGGGGCGAACCCGCAGGGCTTTTCCAGCGAAGATGCAGCAGAGCTGGAGGCACTGCGCCGCGAGGCGGCAATATTGCGTGAACAGCTCGAGTCTTCACCGGGCGGTGCCGGCGGTGCGCGAACCGCCCGCGACGTACATCAGCTCGAAGCCCGGATCGACTCGCTGGCGGCGCGAAACTCCAAGCTGATGGAAACTCTCAAAGAGGCCCGCCAGCAACTTCTGGCGTTGCGCGAAGAAGTTGACCGGCTGGGTCAGCCGCCAAGCGGCTACGGCGTCCTGCTGGACACCCATGACGACGACACCGTCGACGTGTTCACCTCGGGCCGCAAGATGCGCCTGACGGCTTCTCCCAATATCGACGTCAAGTCGCTCAAGCAGGGTCAGACGGTACGCCTCAACGAGGCGCTCACCGTGGTCGAGGCCGGCAACTTCGAAGCGGTCGGCGAGATCTGCACCTTGCGCGAGATCCTGGCCGACGGTCACCGCGCTCTGGTGGTGGGCCATGCCGACGAGGAACGCATCGTCTGGCTCGCCGAGCCCCTGGTGGCGGCCGCGCATCTGCCCGTCGACCTCGTCGCCGAGATGGAGGACGAGTGGCGGCCGCGCAAGCTGCGCCCCGGTGACTCGCTGCTGGTCGACACCAAGGCCGGGTACGCCTTCGAGCGCATCCCCAAGGCCGAGGTCGAGGACCTGGTGCTCGAAGAGGTGCCCGATGTCAGCTACGAGGACATCGGTGGCCTGACCCGGCAGATCGAGCAGATCCGCGACGCGGTGGAACTGCCGTTCCTGCACAAGGATCTCTACCGGGAGTACGCGCTGCGGCCGCCGAAGGGTGTGCTGCTCTACGGGCCTCCCGGGTGCGGTAAGACGCTGATCGCGAAGGCTGTGGCGAACTCACTGGCCAAGAAGATGGCGGAGCTGCGCGGCGAGGACTCCCGTGAGGCCAAGTCGTACTTCCTCAACATCAAGGGCCCCGAGCTGCTGAACAAGTTCGTCGGTGAGACCGAGCGGCACATCCGCCTGATCTTCCAGCGGGCCCGTGAGAAGGCATCCGAGGGCACCCCGGTGATCGTGTTCTTCGACGAGATGGACTCCATCTTCCGGACCCGCGGCACCGGCGTGAGCTCCGATGTGGAGACCACGGTCGTCCCGCAGTTGCTCTCGGAGATCGACGGTGTCGAGGGCCTCGAGAACGTCATCGTGATCGGCGCCTCCAACCGTGAGGACATGATCGATCCGGCGATCCTGCGGCCCGGCCGCCTGGACGTCAAGATCAAGATCGAGCGGCCGGACGCCGAGTCGGCGCAGGACATCTTCAGCAAGTACCTGACCGACGAATTGCCGGTCAACGAAGACGATCTCAGGGAGTTCGGCGGCGATCGGTCGCTGACCATCAAGGCGATGATCGAGAAGGTCGTCGACCGGATGTACGCCGAGATCGACGACAACCGGTTCCTGGAGGTCACCTACGCCAATGGTGACAAGGAAGTCATGTACTTCAAGGACTTCAACTCCGGCGCCATGATCCAGAATGTCGTCGACCGCGCCAAGAAGAACGCGATCAAGGCGGTTCTGGAGTCCGGGCAGAGGGGTCTGCGGATCCAGCATCTGCTGGACTCGATCGTCGACGAGTTCGCCGAGAACGAGGACCTGCCCAACACCACCAATCCGGATGACTGGGCAAGGATCTCGGGCAAGAAGGGCGAGCGGATCGTCTACATCCGCACGCTGGTCACCGGCAAGAGTTCGTCGGCCAGCCGCGCTATCGACACCGAGTCCAACTTGGGCCAGTACCTGTAGCAGTCAGTCCCTGCGCGAGCAGACACAAAATCGCCCTTTTCGCTCGCGGAAAGGGCGATTTTGCGTCTGCTCACCCCGTGGTCGTGTCGCCCTGAGTTGCATCGACCACGTGATCGCACATCAGGTCGTACATGCCACGGGTCACCTCGACGTCGTCGCTCATGATGTTGTAACCGTGGTCGACGGCCGGGACTTCGTGATAGGTCACCGATGCGCCGGCCGCGCTCAGTTTGTCCGCGTACCGCGCCGCCTCGGCCCGCAGTCGGTCGTATTCCGCGGACACGATCAGCGCGGGTGCGATGCCGTGCAAGCCGTCGCCGTTGGTGCCCCACGCCGGGGAGGCCAAGCGGTCGCGGCGCTGCGCCGGATCCGGAATGTAAGCGGTGTCGAACACCTCGCCCATCCAGGGGCGGAGGACCGCGGATTTGCCTTGCGGGCTGGGCTTGTCGGCGGTTCTCGTCACGAGATCAAGTGGGGCGTAATGCAATACCTGCAGCGAGATCGAGGGCGTGCCCAGTTCCAGCGCCAACCGGGCGGCAGCGGCCGAGAGGTTTCCGCCCGCACTCTGACCACCGACGCACAGTCGGGTGGGCGCCAACACGTAGTCGATGTTGACCACCACGACGTCGGCGTGGGCCGCGAGGTAACGGCACCAGGGATCGTCCTGCTCGCGATGGCCGACGACGAATCCTCCGCCGTGGACGTTGACATACACCGCGGGACGACGGCCTCGGTGCTCGGCTGGGTGTACACGGTGGCCGCGGTGTTTCCCGGGATGTCGGGGAACCGCACGGCGGGCTTGGGCGCCGGATTGATGGTCGCGGCGAAGAGGCGTGCGATGTCGTCGGCTATCCAGGGCGTGGCCAGAACGGACACCTACAGGCTCCTAGTCTCGAGGACGGTTCGGCATGCCTCAGAGGGTACTCAGACCGCAGAGCAGGTGGGCTCGTGAATCATCCCGGTTCAGGAGGCGCGTTTGTTGGCGGCGATCGCTCGTTCCACCAGCGCCGACTCCGCCAGGATCGACGGATGGGCCAGCGTATGCACCACGGAGGTGAACACGTCGGAGATCGACTGATCGACGAGGGTGGCCTGGAGTACTTGGTCCATGGCCCATCTGTGGTGGGCGACGTCCTCGGGTAGTTCGGTGCCGTGCAGGGCGTCCTGCCGAGCGGTGTCGGCTTCGGTCGACAGGGTCCACGCGGCGTCGGTCACGACCGCCTGCAGGTCGAAGAATGAGGTCGCCGGCCGGTTGAGCGGCGGGGTGGCGACCAGATAGTCGGATAGGCAGCTCGCGTGCAGGGCGGCCGACGAGATGCCTTGGCCGTGAACCGGGTTGAACGAGGCCACCGCGTCTCCGACGCTGACGAGACGGGCGGGGAACCGCGCGAGTCCGGTGAAGTCCCGGCGGCGGCTGTCAGCTTGCCGGTATGTCTGGACCTCGCAGGTCGGGGGCCCGCTGACGGCGTGTCTGAAGATGGGGGGCAGCTTCGCGCACGTCTCACGAAAACCTTCGATCGAGGCGGGCGGCCGATCAGGCTCATACGAATAAAGGAGCACGAGCCATTGGTCACCTTCGACTGCGAGAACCAGGGCGTCTGGCTTCGACGGCCCGGCCAGCCGCCAGAACGACAACGCGACTGGTAGTTCGGCGGCGCCCGGTGGCCGTTCGAACAACGCGGTCGCGTAGTTGATGTTGGTTGGGAGCCGTTGCAGTTTCGGACGCTGAAAGCCGGCCTCTTCGACCCAGCGCGATACCTTGCTGGACCTTCCCATGGCGTCCACGACGAAATCGACGTCGATCGCCTTCTCTTGTTGCTCTTCCACGTACCGCACGGCGCGCACCGCACCGTCATCGAACTCGAGACCTGTTGCCTGAGCGGTCACGACTGACACGTTGGGAAGCGCCAGCACACGGCTGCGGATCCGCGATTCCAGAAACGGTCTTGTGCCCGTCAGGAGGGACGTATTGCGTTGGGGCACTTGTTGTCGACCGCCCAGATAGACGGCCTGTTGGTCAGGCCGGGCGAGCACGCCGCCGCGGTCCTGCGCTTCGCGGGTGAAGCCGGGTAGCCATCGCTCGATCTGCGCGAGGCCACCCGGCAGCAGGACATGCGCCTGCCGACCTTGCGGAACTCCTTGCCGTAGATTGTCTTCGGAGTCCACTGCATCGCGTTCGATGATCAGCACCCTGGATGCGTGGTCAGCCAGCACCCGGGCGGCCAGCAGACCGGCGATGCTGCCACCCAACACGCACGCCGTATCGAACAGCACCGGGGTGCGTACTGGCGGATCAGTGCGACTCAGACGGTCGAACAGGGCACGGGGAGAGTCGGTCGTCGAGGTCACTTACCGTTGTCCTTTCAGTAATCGCGGACAGTAAGCAACAGGCTCCCAGCGGGGAGCGGGTCGACGCCACGAACGGGACATGCAAACGGTGATAACGGTAAACCGATATCTCTGAGAACACAATGAGCCGTGCGGCTGTGGTCATCGGCGATTCAGTGCACCAACATCGTTGGCATCTCGCGTCACTCGTGGAACCGCCGCTGACGATCGTGGGGTATCGTTGGTAACATGTTGACAGGCCCTCGGGCGTCTACTTCAAACGGGATATTGGAGGCGGCGGCCGAGCTGCTGCGCGACGGAGGCGTGGAGGCGGTGTCAACCCGTGCGGTAGCCGCGGCCGCCGGTACACAACCGCCGAACATCTACCGCCGATTCGGCGATAAGCAGGGGTTACTCGAAGCAGTCACCCTGCACATTCTCCACAACTACATCGCCCAGATGCGAAGAGTTGCTTACCAATCGGATGATTCGGTCGAAGATCTGCGACACCTGTGGGACCTGTATGTGACATTCGCTATGACGCAGCCCGAGTGCTTCGCCCTGATATACGGACCCACCCGACGCGGAGAGGCCATCTCGGCGGCTGCAGAGACGATGAAGTCCATGATTCAGGCTGCGATCGGGCGAATCGCCGACGACGGCAGATTGCGGATGAGTGTCATGCGGGCGACTGCGTTGTTCCGATCTTGCGGTGTGGGTTTTGTGCTCACCCAGCTGGCAATCCCCGCGGTAAAGCGCGACTGGGAGCTGAGCGACATCGCCCGGGAGAATGCACTCGCCAACATCGTGGTCACTTCGGGGGCGAGCAACGAGCGCAACACGTTGATCGGACGAGCCACCGCGCTGCGGCAAACTCTCGATGGCGACGATGTGCCGTTGATGCGGGCCGAACGTGAGGTGATGATCGAATGGCTCAACCGTATCGCCGACGGGCGGCACTGACAACGTCCGGCAGGATGCGGCCGGCAAATTCGTCGGGAAAGCGCTGCGGCTAGCGAGAATTCACCACGTCGAGCACATTCACCACATGGACGCGCACCCCGTACTCGGAAATGCGCTCGAGCTGTGCGGCGTCGGCGGTCGAGTCGGTCACCAGATGATCGAGCCGGTCCAGAGACGCCATCTTGGCCAGCGTCACCTTGCCGATCTTGGAGCCGTCGACGGCGACGATGACCCGCTGGGCGTTGGCGGCCATGGCAATTGCGGTCCGGGCCTCGGCTTCGTCGAAGGTCGTCGCACCCACTTCGGCGGACATGCCGTCGGCACCGAGGATCGCTGTGCCGACGGTGATCACCTGAAACGCATGCTCGGACATCGGGCCAACGGCCTCGAGGGAATTCGCCCGCACCAAACCACCGGTCATGATGACCTTCATGTGTGCGTCGACGGCGCAATTGGCCGCGATCGTCAGCGAATTGGTCACGATGGTCATATTGGGTCGGCCCTTCAGCGATTTCGCTACCTCACCGGTGGTCACGCCGCCGGTCAACGCGACGGCTTGCGGCCCGGGGGGCACCAGCGCCGCGGCATGCTGGGCGATCCGACGCTTGATGGCAACCATCCGGTGGTCGCGTAGCCGCACCGGGATCTCACTGCCGCTGGGGTCCAGGGCCCGGGCGCCACCATGGGTCCGGACCAGTAAGCCCTGCTCTTCGAGTTCGCTCAGGTCCCGGCGCAGCGTCGCAGGGGAGACGTTCAGTTTCCGGCACAGTTCGTGCGAGTCGACGTCGCCGCGGTCACGCAGCAGGGACAACACTTCTCGCATGCGGTCGGTGCGTTTGATCGACAACGCTCCTCACCCCCGATGATAGGAACGATCAGTTTTCCTGAGCGTTTCTCCGCTTTCCGTTGCGCGTTATGAGCGATCTTCCCATGATCAACCCATGCTCAATCAAGTTCTCCATCCGGCTCGCGGCTCCCGGCGGTCACCGGCGTGACCGTTGCCGCAACACCTGATCTCGTCGCGGCTGCCACCGCTGCCGGTACCGCCGTCCTTGCGTTCAACGTGGTCTCGATCGAACACGCCGAAGGGATCGCCGCCGGCGTCGAACGGGCGGACTCCGCCGCGTTGCTGCAGATCAGTGAGAACACGATCGTCTTCCACGGGGGGCGGATCGCGCCGCTGCTGGCCGCGTGCGCGCAGATCGCCACGGAATCCACGGCACCCCTGGGAATTCATCTGGATCATCTCCAGGACATGACGCTGCTCAGCGAGGCGATCAACACCGCCGCCGCCCTCGGGGCCGGCTCCATCATGATCGACGCC
Proteins encoded:
- the arc gene encoding proteasome ATPase; this translates as MSESERSGANPQGFSSEDAAELEALRREAAILREQLESSPGGAGGARTARDVHQLEARIDSLAARNSKLMETLKEARQQLLALREEVDRLGQPPSGYGVLLDTHDDDTVDVFTSGRKMRLTASPNIDVKSLKQGQTVRLNEALTVVEAGNFEAVGEICTLREILADGHRALVVGHADEERIVWLAEPLVAAAHLPVDLVAEMEDEWRPRKLRPGDSLLVDTKAGYAFERIPKAEVEDLVLEEVPDVSYEDIGGLTRQIEQIRDAVELPFLHKDLYREYALRPPKGVLLYGPPGCGKTLIAKAVANSLAKKMAELRGEDSREAKSYFLNIKGPELLNKFVGETERHIRLIFQRAREKASEGTPVIVFFDEMDSIFRTRGTGVSSDVETTVVPQLLSEIDGVEGLENVIVIGASNREDMIDPAILRPGRLDVKIKIERPDAESAQDIFSKYLTDELPVNEDDLREFGGDRSLTIKAMIEKVVDRMYAEIDDNRFLEVTYANGDKEVMYFKDFNSGAMIQNVVDRAKKNAIKAVLESGQRGLRIQHLLDSIVDEFAENEDLPNTTNPDDWARISGKKGERIVYIRTLVTGKSSSASRAIDTESNLGQYL
- a CDS encoding alpha/beta hydrolase fold domain-containing protein translates to MYVNVHGGGFVVGHREQDDPWCRYLAAHADVVVVNIDYVLAPTRLCVGGQSAGGNLSAAAARLALELGTPSISLQVLHYAPLDLVTRTADKPSPQGKSAVLRPWMGEVFDTAYIPDPAQRRDRLASPAWGTNGDGLHGIAPALIVSAEYDRLRAEAARYADKLSAAGASVTYHEVPAVDHGYNIMSDDVEVTRGMYDLMCDHVVDATQGDTTTG
- a CDS encoding FAD-dependent monooxygenase; translation: MTSTTDSPRALFDRLSRTDPPVRTPVLFDTACVLGGSIAGLLAARVLADHASRVLIIERDAVDSEDNLRQGVPQGRQAHVLLPGGLAQIERWLPGFTREAQDRGGVLARPDQQAVYLGGRQQVPQRNTSLLTGTRPFLESRIRSRVLALPNVSVVTAQATGLEFDDGAVRAVRYVEEQQEKAIDVDFVVDAMGRSSKVSRWVEEAGFQRPKLQRLPTNINYATALFERPPGAAELPVALSFWRLAGPSKPDALVLAVEGDQWLVLLYSYEPDRPPASIEGFRETCAKLPPIFRHAVSGPPTCEVQTYRQADSRRRDFTGLARFPARLVSVGDAVASFNPVHGQGISSAALHASCLSDYLVATPPLNRPATSFFDLQAVVTDAAWTLSTEADTARQDALHGTELPEDVAHHRWAMDQVLQATLVDQSISDVFTSVVHTLAHPSILAESALVERAIAANKRAS
- a CDS encoding TetR/AcrR family transcriptional regulator; this translates as MLTGPRASTSNGILEAAAELLRDGGVEAVSTRAVAAAAGTQPPNIYRRFGDKQGLLEAVTLHILHNYIAQMRRVAYQSDDSVEDLRHLWDLYVTFAMTQPECFALIYGPTRRGEAISAAAETMKSMIQAAIGRIADDGRLRMSVMRATALFRSCGVGFVLTQLAIPAVKRDWELSDIARENALANIVVTSGASNERNTLIGRATALRQTLDGDDVPLMRAEREVMIEWLNRIADGRH
- a CDS encoding DeoR/GlpR family DNA-binding transcription regulator, whose protein sequence is MSIKRTDRMREVLSLLRDRGDVDSHELCRKLNVSPATLRRDLSELEEQGLLVRTHGGARALDPSGSEIPVRLRDHRMVAIKRRIAQHAAALVPPGPQAVALTGGVTTGEVAKSLKGRPNMTIVTNSLTIAANCAVDAHMKVIMTGGLVRANSLEAVGPMSEHAFQVITVGTAILGADGMSAEVGATTFDEAEARTAIAMAANAQRVIVAVDGSKIGKVTLAKMASLDRLDHLVTDSTADAAQLERISEYGVRVHVVNVLDVVNSR